A part of Nitrospinaceae bacterium genomic DNA contains:
- a CDS encoding FAD-dependent oxidoreductase — translation MAQVHLETDVLIVGGGLAGLRAAISAAETGAKVTLTCKRQSGRSGNTLVAACGMSAVSSLIDPEDTLESHYRDTLSAGKGICDPKLVRLLAEHAEEEVFALEQFGVAFIRDKEKKLLSGQAPGHNKRRNIRTEAGNLPTNARGQSITLPLLEHAEKLGVTILDHTPVLRMISMDGRLAGAIALKEDENRFILIHAKSAIIAAGGAGQIFSNTNNTADITGDSYALAIGAGAELRDMEFCQFYPNWGIDPIRTTITSLIMGDGAVFRNKEWERFMTRYYPASKDMATRDETSLAIFREVQAGRGVKGGVYLDATEVAQSKIDAEYRYLNEAMQKLGQDLHEDPVVVSPVVHYWMGGISVNENLETKTSGLFAAGEACGGTHGANRLGGNAFTECIVFGARSGRAAAEYAMSQNSPPHISETEIDEIPTNLNVSDTKPELANLKRELKDLMWEKSGIVRNEESLTQALNGILKIRLQTRDNVISQPIHLIRRFELLSMLDSSEATVRSALLRKESRGSHFREDFSKQDDLHWLGSVFVHKTEEGCKTRFQPVRIEEKVPTS, via the coding sequence ATGGCGCAGGTTCATCTTGAAACAGATGTCCTCATTGTAGGCGGTGGGCTTGCGGGTCTTCGAGCTGCTATTTCAGCCGCCGAGACAGGGGCGAAAGTCACTCTGACCTGCAAACGCCAATCGGGTCGAAGCGGTAATACGCTCGTCGCTGCTTGCGGCATGTCGGCGGTTTCAAGCCTTATCGATCCGGAAGACACCCTTGAAAGTCATTATCGGGACACCTTGTCCGCAGGCAAAGGCATATGTGACCCCAAACTTGTCCGGCTATTAGCTGAACATGCAGAAGAAGAAGTATTCGCTCTTGAGCAATTCGGGGTAGCGTTCATACGGGATAAGGAGAAAAAGTTACTGAGCGGTCAGGCTCCCGGCCATAATAAGCGTCGGAACATTCGCACAGAAGCCGGTAACCTGCCCACAAATGCACGAGGCCAATCCATCACCCTTCCGCTTCTCGAACACGCAGAAAAATTAGGCGTCACCATTCTGGACCACACGCCAGTACTCCGGATGATTTCCATGGATGGGCGCCTCGCCGGCGCCATCGCTTTAAAGGAAGACGAAAATCGCTTCATTCTCATCCACGCCAAATCGGCCATTATCGCAGCTGGAGGCGCGGGTCAGATATTCTCTAATACAAACAATACTGCTGACATCACAGGCGACAGCTACGCCTTGGCCATCGGCGCTGGCGCCGAATTGCGAGACATGGAGTTTTGCCAGTTTTATCCCAACTGGGGTATTGATCCGATTCGCACAACTATCACCAGCCTCATCATGGGCGATGGTGCGGTTTTCCGAAATAAAGAGTGGGAGCGTTTCATGACCCGCTATTATCCTGCCTCCAAGGACATGGCCACACGAGATGAAACGAGTCTTGCTATTTTCCGTGAAGTACAGGCAGGCAGAGGCGTTAAAGGAGGTGTCTATCTCGACGCTACGGAAGTGGCGCAAAGTAAAATTGACGCCGAATACCGCTACCTGAACGAGGCTATGCAAAAACTGGGTCAGGATCTCCACGAAGATCCCGTCGTCGTTTCTCCCGTTGTTCATTACTGGATGGGGGGGATCTCCGTGAATGAAAATCTCGAAACTAAGACAAGCGGCCTGTTTGCAGCAGGAGAAGCATGTGGAGGGACACACGGCGCGAATCGTCTCGGTGGAAACGCCTTTACAGAATGTATTGTGTTTGGTGCTCGCTCGGGACGTGCAGCGGCAGAATACGCCATGTCACAAAATTCACCTCCACACATTTCCGAAACGGAAATCGACGAGATTCCTACAAACTTAAATGTTTCAGATACCAAGCCCGAACTAGCCAACCTAAAGCGCGAGCTCAAAGATCTGATGTGGGAAAAAAGCGGAATTGTGCGCAACGAGGAGAGCCTGACTCAGGCTCTCAATGGTATTCTAAAAATTCGCTTGCAGACCAGAGATAATGTAATAAGCCAGCCTATTCACCTCATACGCCGCTTCGAGCTACTCAGCATGCTTGATTCTTCCGAAGCAACGGTTCGCTCCGCCCTCCTTCGCAAAGAATCACGTGGCTCTCACTTCAGAGAAGATTTTTCCAAACAAGACGATCTTCATTGGCTCGGCAGCGTATTCGTTCACAAAACTGAGGAAGGTTGCAAGACTCGATTTCAACCCGTTCGGATTGAGGAAAAAGTTCCTACCTCCTGA
- a CDS encoding enoyl-CoA hydratase (Catalyzes the reversible hydration of unsaturated fatty acyl-CoA to beta-hydroxyacyl-CoA), giving the protein MMKLNTDKMIAESGDGIGWMIFNNPERRNALSLEMWGGITTILDSFQQDDSVRVVVMKGVGDKAFVSGADISQFKDQRKNAEQAERYTAMSAEARLKLASLDKPLIAMIRGFCLGGGLSVAMNADIRIAAEDAQLGIPAARLGIAYGFGSLEQLMNLVGPSFAKEILFSARRFSAEEALRIGLVNRVVPVDELEGAVCELANSIASNAPLSVKATKMTVAEVLKDPSDRNLDAIEQMVKTCFDSQDYTEGRQAFIEKRKPQFKGC; this is encoded by the coding sequence ATGATGAAGCTCAACACCGATAAAATGATCGCCGAGTCCGGAGACGGGATCGGTTGGATGATTTTCAATAATCCCGAGCGCCGGAATGCGCTTTCTCTTGAAATGTGGGGGGGAATCACCACCATTCTTGATTCATTTCAGCAGGACGACTCGGTTCGAGTGGTCGTCATGAAAGGGGTGGGGGACAAGGCTTTTGTTTCGGGTGCCGATATCTCGCAGTTCAAGGATCAGCGAAAAAACGCCGAGCAGGCCGAGCGTTATACCGCCATGTCAGCCGAGGCTAGGCTGAAGCTGGCGAGTCTCGATAAGCCCTTGATAGCCATGATTAGGGGATTTTGTTTGGGAGGCGGCCTGTCCGTGGCTATGAATGCGGATATTCGAATTGCTGCCGAGGACGCTCAGCTTGGTATTCCGGCCGCCCGGCTGGGTATCGCCTATGGCTTCGGAAGCTTAGAGCAGCTCATGAATCTGGTTGGCCCGTCCTTCGCCAAGGAAATTCTTTTCTCCGCGAGGAGATTTTCCGCCGAGGAGGCATTGAGGATTGGTCTCGTTAATCGCGTTGTTCCGGTTGATGAATTAGAGGGTGCTGTTTGCGAATTGGCAAACTCGATTGCCTCGAATGCACCTCTGTCGGTGAAGGCAACCAAAATGACCGTTGCCGAAGTTTTAAAAGATCCCTCGGATCGAAATTTAGATGCCATTGAGCAGATGGTGAAGACTTGTTTTGATAGCCAGGATTATACCGAAGGGCGACAGGCGTTCATTGAAAAGCGAAAGCCACAATTTAAGGGTTGTTAG
- a CDS encoding CoA transferase, translating into MPLSRFKVIDLTRARAGPTAVRQLADWGADVIRVEMPAAMGMEVMGADRHGYESQNLHRNKRSLTLNLKSGEGKKIFFDLAKGADVVVENYRPHVKHRLGLDYEAVRKVNPRIVYGSISGFGQEGPYSGRPGLDQISQGLSGLMSVTGEPGKGPMRVGIPISDLSAGMMLAQGVLLALLERESSGEGQWVHTSLLEAQIQMMDLQVARYLINGEVPGQAGNNHPTFAPTGVFETSDGLINIQSGPPRLWERLAPAIGAPELLEHPDYIDPERRLENRDALNEEINKRTREKTSEEWISILNESGIPSGPIYTVDQTFADPQVQVLGMSPHVDHPVLGEVKIVGQAVKMSRTPQRMRFATPELGAHTEEILKTLDYSDGDIQKLRDGGVI; encoded by the coding sequence ATGCCACTTTCGCGATTCAAAGTAATTGACCTGACTCGGGCGCGAGCAGGCCCTACAGCAGTTCGGCAACTCGCGGATTGGGGGGCGGATGTCATTCGGGTAGAGATGCCCGCTGCCATGGGCATGGAAGTCATGGGCGCGGATCGGCATGGTTACGAATCCCAAAACCTGCACCGCAACAAGCGCAGTCTTACCCTCAATTTGAAAAGTGGCGAGGGTAAAAAAATATTTTTTGACCTAGCGAAAGGGGCGGATGTTGTCGTCGAGAACTACCGCCCTCATGTAAAGCACCGGCTTGGTCTCGATTACGAGGCGGTTCGAAAAGTAAATCCGCGCATTGTCTATGGCAGTATTTCGGGCTTCGGCCAGGAAGGCCCGTATTCTGGCCGCCCTGGCCTGGATCAAATTTCGCAGGGGCTAAGCGGCCTCATGTCGGTGACCGGTGAGCCCGGGAAGGGCCCAATGCGGGTGGGGATTCCGATTTCGGATCTCTCCGCTGGCATGATGCTCGCGCAGGGGGTATTGCTCGCACTACTTGAGCGCGAATCCTCAGGTGAGGGGCAGTGGGTGCACACCTCTTTGTTGGAAGCACAAATCCAGATGATGGACTTGCAGGTTGCACGGTATCTCATCAACGGCGAAGTGCCCGGGCAAGCGGGAAACAATCATCCGACGTTCGCCCCGACAGGGGTATTCGAGACTTCTGATGGATTGATCAATATTCAGTCAGGCCCCCCGCGCTTATGGGAGCGTCTCGCACCGGCGATCGGTGCGCCTGAATTGCTGGAGCATCCCGACTATATTGACCCCGAGAGGCGCCTGGAGAATCGAGACGCCTTGAACGAGGAAATTAATAAACGTACGCGGGAAAAAACGAGCGAGGAATGGATCTCCATTTTAAATGAATCCGGCATCCCTTCCGGGCCGATTTACACGGTTGATCAAACATTTGCCGATCCACAGGTTCAAGTATTGGGTATGAGTCCGCATGTTGATCACCCTGTGCTCGGTGAGGTGAAAATTGTCGGCCAGGCCGTCAAAATGTCTCGGACGCCTCAACGCATGAGATTTGCCACCCCCGAGCTCGGCGCTCATACCGAGGAGATTCTAAAAACGCTGGACTACAGTGACGGGGACATTCAAAAGTTGCGGGATGGTGGGGTTATTTAA
- a CDS encoding thiamine pyrophosphate-requiring protein — translation MDRGIWAIWYNLPEENREEYFDWLHEVHLPTALERPGILWAAHYQSEEKISRKFGEVRLSRTEDSGVPAGDRFILLLGGETAHTFFNPTPSELKEKQTPEANEMLGRRIGERSNIFAEESRMDGPEAARRGPGMTGEPAAVFTHVTVGTANSAAGIMNASRMGIPMIVLAGRTPIFEKDAVGARNRRIHWPQESFDQASMIREYLKWDYELRDFAQLNTVVDRAIALAKSSPQGPVYLTLPREQLAVRQDSIRYTAQNRFDTNISVCAGPENILKAGELIASAKRPLVLASHMGRNPKAVGELVKLAEDWALPVVESFPFSMNFPADNPLHLGFSVDPYLEKADLVIAVEADVPWIPSLTGPGEDVPVIQIARDPLFSAYPIRGFPLDVALAGDPVLSLAALRKNLEESKATQTKNVLERKAKYQKIHEEMAEQTRELEKKASEQNPINMYWVSHCLGEVADEDTIFLSEYDLKAEQLHLCHPGSYFGSPSVSGLGWGFGAAIGAKLGAPEKTVICGLGDGAYLFSNPIACHMAAAAHNVPILVVVFNNGRWNSVGAAVGELAPDGWAVSNNDYVLVDLKPAPNYERISEDCGGYGERVEDPSELPAAIQRALHEVRVNGRQALLNVICA, via the coding sequence ATGGATCGGGGCATATGGGCCATTTGGTATAATCTGCCGGAGGAAAACCGGGAAGAATATTTTGACTGGCTTCACGAGGTGCATCTTCCTACGGCACTTGAACGACCTGGAATTCTGTGGGCGGCGCATTATCAATCCGAAGAAAAGATAAGTCGTAAGTTCGGAGAAGTTCGATTAAGCCGCACGGAAGATTCCGGCGTGCCCGCGGGCGATCGATTCATTCTGCTGCTCGGAGGTGAAACGGCGCATACATTTTTTAATCCCACCCCGAGTGAGCTCAAAGAAAAGCAGACGCCGGAGGCTAACGAAATGCTCGGCAGGCGTATTGGGGAGCGCTCTAATATTTTTGCCGAGGAGTCCCGAATGGACGGTCCTGAGGCCGCTAGGCGTGGCCCGGGGATGACGGGCGAGCCTGCGGCAGTGTTTACTCATGTTACGGTGGGAACGGCCAATTCTGCAGCCGGTATTATGAACGCCTCCCGAATGGGAATCCCCATGATCGTATTGGCGGGGAGGACCCCCATATTTGAAAAAGATGCTGTCGGTGCCCGCAATCGACGCATCCATTGGCCCCAGGAGAGCTTCGATCAGGCGTCGATGATTCGGGAGTATTTGAAATGGGATTACGAGTTGCGCGATTTCGCGCAACTGAATACCGTTGTTGATCGGGCCATTGCTTTGGCCAAGTCGAGCCCACAAGGGCCAGTTTATCTGACTCTTCCCCGAGAGCAGCTTGCCGTTCGTCAGGATTCAATTCGCTACACTGCGCAGAATCGTTTCGACACGAATATATCTGTTTGTGCTGGTCCCGAGAATATCTTGAAAGCAGGGGAACTCATTGCGAGTGCCAAGCGGCCGCTTGTTTTGGCTAGCCACATGGGGCGAAATCCCAAGGCCGTGGGTGAATTGGTAAAACTGGCAGAAGACTGGGCACTGCCCGTTGTGGAATCTTTCCCTTTTAGTATGAACTTTCCAGCGGATAATCCTCTTCATTTGGGATTTTCAGTAGATCCTTATCTTGAGAAAGCGGATCTGGTCATTGCTGTTGAAGCCGATGTTCCATGGATTCCTTCACTTACAGGGCCTGGTGAGGATGTTCCTGTCATCCAGATTGCACGTGATCCGCTTTTTTCAGCCTATCCCATTCGGGGATTTCCGTTGGATGTGGCATTGGCGGGAGACCCTGTGTTGTCATTGGCGGCCCTTCGGAAAAATCTTGAAGAAAGCAAAGCCACTCAAACGAAAAATGTTTTAGAGAGAAAAGCGAAGTATCAAAAAATACATGAGGAGATGGCTGAGCAGACGCGAGAGCTGGAAAAGAAGGCTTCTGAGCAGAACCCAATTAATATGTACTGGGTTTCGCACTGTCTGGGTGAAGTGGCGGATGAGGATACGATTTTTTTAAGTGAGTATGACCTGAAGGCCGAGCAACTCCATCTGTGCCATCCGGGAAGCTATTTCGGAAGTCCGTCGGTATCCGGTTTGGGTTGGGGGTTTGGTGCGGCGATTGGGGCAAAACTTGGTGCACCTGAGAAAACGGTTATCTGTGGTTTGGGAGACGGCGCTTATCTGTTTAGTAATCCGATTGCCTGCCACATGGCGGCTGCGGCTCATAATGTGCCGATACTTGTCGTGGTATTTAACAATGGTCGTTGGAATTCGGTAGGCGCCGCAGTCGGTGAGTTGGCACCCGACGGCTGGGCGGTGAGTAATAATGATTATGTTCTGGTTGACCTTAAGCCTGCGCCTAATTATGAGCGGATTTCTGAGGACTGCGGTGGCTATGGTGAGCGGGTGGAAGATCCTTCAGAGTTGCCTGCCGCCATCCAACGGGCACTTCACGAGGTGCGCGTGAATGGCCGACAGGCCCTTCTGAATGTGATTTGCGCATAA
- a CDS encoding fumarylacetoacetate hydrolase family protein gives MKLLSYRTAWGGASIGAIVDDMVADLPLLSAHFRPGEAFPSTMLGLIGQWERLRPILEELLAQAPDIIGEKNGEGRFIPEGKVNFLPPIPYPPKNIMCQGVNYKEHAEEGVEALTLSTDSVYVEQPVIFTKPHTALIGHRGEIIHHDATEALDYEGELGVVIGRTGKNITPEKVYEYIFGYTVANDTPARDRQRIHKQAFKGKGMDSFCPMGPYLVPKDYFGDPMNVMLRTWVNGELRQESSTSLMIHNIPTLISVLSLGMTLEPGDIFLTGTPSGVGYARETPTFLQPDDVVEIEIEGLGKLKSTVVAPSN, from the coding sequence ATGAAGCTACTTTCTTACCGAACAGCCTGGGGTGGCGCAAGCATCGGCGCCATAGTGGATGACATGGTAGCGGATCTACCGTTGCTATCGGCCCACTTTCGGCCTGGTGAGGCTTTCCCTTCCACCATGCTGGGATTGATTGGTCAGTGGGAAAGGCTACGCCCCATCCTGGAAGAACTTCTGGCCCAGGCGCCAGATATAATAGGCGAAAAAAATGGCGAGGGACGCTTCATCCCGGAGGGGAAAGTGAATTTTCTCCCACCAATCCCCTACCCCCCAAAAAATATTATGTGCCAAGGCGTGAATTACAAAGAACATGCCGAAGAAGGTGTTGAGGCTCTGACTCTTTCCACAGATTCGGTGTACGTGGAACAACCCGTAATCTTCACGAAACCCCACACGGCTTTGATAGGCCACCGAGGCGAAATTATCCACCACGACGCCACCGAGGCGCTCGACTATGAAGGAGAGCTCGGCGTGGTCATCGGTCGCACGGGGAAAAACATCACACCTGAAAAAGTATACGAGTATATATTCGGCTACACCGTTGCCAACGACACGCCTGCCCGCGACCGTCAACGAATACACAAACAAGCCTTCAAGGGAAAGGGCATGGACTCCTTTTGTCCCATGGGTCCCTACTTGGTTCCCAAAGATTATTTTGGCGATCCGATGAACGTCATGCTTCGAACATGGGTGAACGGTGAGCTTCGACAGGAATCGAGCACCTCCCTCATGATCCATAATATTCCCACATTAATCTCTGTTCTTTCCTTAGGGATGACATTGGAGCCTGGTGATATTTTTCTTACCGGCACCCCAAGCGGGGTGGGATACGCACGGGAAACCCCCACATTTCTACAGCCAGACGATGTGGTGGAAATAGAGATTGAGGGACTGGGTAAGCTCAAGAGCACCGTCGTGGCACCCTCAAACTAA
- a CDS encoding fumarylacetoacetate hydrolase family protein has protein sequence MKILYFDDFKLGVLNGDNVVDVSSHVQDIPHLGPHDLISGLIEHFDDYRERLEKAAAADDGVPVSSVRIRPPLPRPINIDCMAVNYMEDGTREEPAPINAFHKTPGSIIGNGDTMVLPDIPATIFEGEAEIALIIGKRASHVSVENAMDYVFGYTNFVDGSARGLLPPGNTFYQMKSRETFAPMGPYIVTADEIPDPMNVQIRLWNNGTLKQNFNTDDMAHNISRSIEWLTSIHPLEPGDVLATGTNHRGLHSFQDGDLVESEVEGLDRLSFHVRDDLKRTWSRDTRLEHHEKGLDGVTTPQLTGKYAS, from the coding sequence ATGAAGATACTTTATTTTGACGATTTTAAACTCGGGGTTCTCAATGGCGATAACGTTGTGGATGTTTCATCCCATGTGCAGGATATTCCCCATCTCGGACCACACGATTTGATTAGCGGACTCATCGAACATTTCGACGATTATAGGGAGCGCCTGGAAAAAGCTGCTGCGGCGGATGATGGCGTTCCGGTCAGCAGTGTCAGGATCCGTCCCCCTCTGCCTCGGCCAATCAATATCGACTGCATGGCGGTCAACTATATGGAGGATGGAACGCGCGAGGAGCCAGCTCCTATAAACGCATTTCATAAAACGCCCGGCTCGATTATTGGAAATGGCGACACCATGGTCCTGCCCGACATTCCCGCGACTATCTTTGAGGGTGAGGCCGAGATCGCACTGATTATCGGGAAGCGGGCGAGTCATGTGAGCGTCGAAAACGCCATGGACTATGTATTTGGCTACACCAATTTTGTCGATGGTTCGGCCCGCGGCCTTCTGCCCCCCGGGAACACTTTCTACCAGATGAAATCGCGTGAGACCTTCGCTCCGATGGGGCCGTACATAGTGACCGCCGACGAAATACCTGATCCGATGAACGTGCAGATTCGGTTATGGAATAACGGCACACTCAAGCAAAATTTCAACACCGACGACATGGCGCACAATATTTCTCGCTCTATCGAATGGCTAACCTCCATTCACCCGCTTGAGCCCGGCGATGTGTTAGCCACCGGAACCAATCATCGCGGCCTTCATTCGTTTCAGGACGGCGACTTGGTCGAATCGGAAGTGGAAGGGTTGGATCGATTGAGTTTTCATGTCAGGGACGATCTGAAACGAACGTGGTCGCGGGACACTCGTCTTGAGCATCACGAAAAAGGACTCGATGGCGTGACCACACCGCAACTCACTGGTAAATACGCTTCTTAG
- a CDS encoding carboxymuconolactone decarboxylase family protein, with amino-acid sequence MDEAKDQVAPYIDQNPDAEARVQKALEIRKAMGIYGKGGQSGRGFWKFAPLHAQAIFEYCFGIVWAQPLLNLKQREIIVISALAANNLEDEVEWHIRSGMSLGLTRDEIIEVLTTLSPYIGLPRTNHAFKAALRAFEKADRENGIEPVEPPENDPDDLKAEAAGDQIGSQVNLKPDLKDRINKAFEVRQKIGIYGTGGQGNDGFYKISKAHNQAIFEYCFGMIWNQPLLDMKTKELIVIAASTSNQCDNELEWHVRSGLNAGLSRDEIIEAITQCSPYIGLSKTNQGMRAAQKAFDALDADKA; translated from the coding sequence ATGGATGAAGCTAAAGACCAGGTAGCACCCTATATCGATCAAAATCCAGACGCTGAGGCGCGAGTTCAAAAAGCACTTGAAATCCGAAAGGCCATGGGGATTTACGGAAAAGGGGGACAAAGCGGGCGAGGGTTTTGGAAATTTGCGCCTTTGCATGCCCAGGCTATTTTTGAGTATTGCTTTGGCATCGTATGGGCCCAGCCACTCCTTAATCTCAAGCAGCGCGAAATTATTGTTATCAGTGCTCTGGCCGCCAATAATCTCGAAGACGAGGTGGAATGGCACATACGCAGCGGCATGAGCCTGGGGCTGACGAGGGATGAAATAATTGAGGTGCTTACGACCCTATCGCCCTACATTGGTCTTCCTCGGACGAATCATGCCTTCAAGGCCGCACTTCGTGCTTTCGAGAAGGCAGACCGCGAAAATGGCATCGAGCCCGTGGAGCCTCCTGAAAACGACCCAGATGATCTTAAAGCTGAAGCTGCCGGTGACCAGATCGGGTCTCAGGTAAATCTAAAACCTGATTTAAAGGACCGCATCAACAAGGCTTTTGAGGTTCGCCAGAAGATTGGAATATACGGAACGGGTGGGCAGGGAAACGACGGCTTCTACAAAATCTCCAAGGCCCACAATCAGGCTATCTTCGAATATTGTTTCGGCATGATCTGGAACCAACCGCTACTCGACATGAAGACAAAAGAACTCATCGTCATCGCCGCTTCCACCTCGAACCAATGCGACAACGAGTTGGAATGGCATGTCCGCAGCGGGCTGAATGCGGGTCTATCGCGTGATGAGATTATCGAGGCGATAACCCAGTGCTCACCCTACATTGGACTCTCGAAAACGAATCAGGGAATGAGAGCAGCCCAAAAGGCTTTCGACGCGCTAGACGCTGATAAAGCTTAA
- a CDS encoding zinc-binding dehydrogenase: MRAVRVYEFDLNVPMQVDEVDDPRPEAGEILVKVGAAGLNPSDIATRTGKHPFSKFLTPPYIPGNEASGEIVELGEGVEDFEKGQKVFGGTMGGAYAEIVRMKASGVIPLPDGFSYGQGAGIRISLLTSWNALVLKANVQPGETVLVQGGAGGVGMTTIQLAKHLGCRVFATVSTDEKADYCRKLGADEVINYKEEDFVERCKQLTDDKGLDAIVELVACDNFDKDMDAIRIGGRILLIGTGTGKGPMTQFRVPAAMVKDAHIMGMSGLNLGPQVPGMVRDLTPLLNDGVFDIHVEREFSIDESNEAHQFVLGGKFFGKIVVVP; encoded by the coding sequence TTGAGAGCCGTTCGCGTGTACGAGTTTGATTTGAATGTTCCCATGCAGGTGGATGAGGTTGATGACCCCAGGCCGGAGGCGGGAGAGATTTTGGTTAAGGTTGGGGCCGCCGGGCTAAATCCATCTGATATCGCCACACGAACGGGCAAGCATCCTTTTTCGAAATTTCTCACACCTCCGTATATCCCGGGCAATGAGGCTTCAGGTGAGATTGTCGAGTTGGGAGAGGGTGTTGAGGATTTTGAGAAAGGTCAAAAAGTTTTCGGTGGAACCATGGGCGGGGCCTATGCCGAGATAGTTCGGATGAAGGCATCAGGTGTTATCCCGCTCCCCGATGGATTTAGCTACGGGCAAGGCGCCGGGATTCGGATTTCGCTCCTTACTTCGTGGAATGCCCTTGTCTTGAAGGCCAATGTTCAGCCTGGTGAGACCGTACTTGTTCAGGGCGGCGCCGGGGGAGTTGGCATGACGACTATTCAGCTTGCCAAACATCTGGGTTGCCGGGTGTTCGCTACGGTCAGCACGGATGAAAAGGCCGATTATTGCCGCAAATTAGGTGCTGATGAAGTGATCAACTATAAGGAAGAGGATTTCGTCGAGCGGTGCAAGCAACTCACTGACGATAAGGGGCTGGATGCCATCGTTGAGCTTGTCGCTTGCGATAATTTTGATAAAGACATGGACGCCATCCGAATTGGGGGGCGCATTCTCCTTATTGGAACGGGAACGGGCAAGGGGCCAATGACGCAATTTCGGGTGCCCGCCGCCATGGTAAAGGATGCGCATATCATGGGTATGTCGGGTCTGAACTTAGGGCCGCAAGTCCCCGGAATGGTTCGCGACCTTACTCCTCTTCTCAATGATGGGGTATTTGATATTCATGTTGAGCGGGAGTTTTCAATTGATGAGTCGAATGAGGCGCATCAATTTGTTCTGGGTGGAAAATTCTTCGGAAAAATCGTTGTTGTTCCGTAA
- a CDS encoding MFS transporter gives MNDSEPNSQIASKEIPSSPPWFFYGWVVIGLSFATQGFHTAARISFSVFQVPLIDEFGWSRGALGGAFAFMMVIYAITGPFAGSRFERHGPRAVIPWGSVLIGIALAGGFFINSLLHVYILTGVFLGIGHALSGFSMHGSLIPRWFSKKRGLATGLSLSGAGVGALVLVPIVARMIEFYGWRMAYLFFGLALLLVLAPANFLLLRNRAQDMGLSLDGLSSNEPEEVPTFKSTEKKMMGTGEVFNSVRNDMQFWMLGLISFFIGIGNNTIMSQLQLYFVDAHYSMGSAAMVLGMSGFFRIGGSVVNGWVSDHLGRQNGLAISAALSAAGVMLLLSIPSLGSAPYLGYLFAIIFGFGGGGLSACFSALVSDTFKGPSLAVIMGILGISYGAGGALGPPLAGYTFDVVGSYFVPFSLIVLAFFAMILISLFGFKDRSKLSAR, from the coding sequence TTGAACGATTCAGAGCCCAACTCACAAATAGCATCCAAAGAAATTCCGTCTAGCCCGCCTTGGTTTTTCTACGGCTGGGTTGTCATCGGACTCTCTTTCGCCACACAGGGTTTTCATACGGCGGCGCGCATTTCTTTTTCTGTCTTTCAGGTTCCCTTAATTGATGAATTTGGCTGGAGCCGGGGTGCTCTCGGTGGAGCCTTCGCATTTATGATGGTCATATATGCGATTACGGGCCCATTTGCGGGCTCTCGTTTTGAAAGACATGGCCCGCGCGCAGTCATACCTTGGGGGTCGGTTCTCATCGGCATTGCCCTGGCCGGGGGCTTCTTTATTAACTCTCTTTTGCACGTTTACATTCTCACCGGTGTATTCCTGGGGATTGGTCACGCCCTAAGCGGTTTTTCCATGCACGGCTCTCTTATCCCGCGTTGGTTTTCTAAAAAACGGGGACTGGCTACGGGCTTGAGTCTTTCGGGAGCCGGAGTCGGCGCACTTGTCCTCGTACCTATTGTGGCAAGGATGATCGAATTCTACGGCTGGCGGATGGCTTATTTATTTTTTGGATTGGCGCTGCTTTTGGTTCTTGCGCCGGCGAATTTCCTGTTGCTCCGCAATCGAGCACAGGATATGGGTCTTTCTCTAGATGGACTTTCTTCCAATGAGCCAGAGGAAGTGCCTACCTTTAAGTCGACCGAAAAGAAAATGATGGGCACTGGCGAAGTTTTCAACTCCGTTAGGAATGATATGCAATTCTGGATGCTTGGGCTCATTTCCTTTTTTATCGGAATTGGTAACAACACCATCATGAGCCAGCTCCAACTCTATTTCGTTGACGCTCATTACAGTATGGGAAGCGCTGCCATGGTTTTGGGCATGTCGGGATTTTTTCGCATCGGAGGAAGCGTCGTTAATGGATGGGTGAGTGACCATTTGGGACGCCAGAACGGATTGGCTATTTCTGCCGCGCTTTCGGCGGCTGGCGTCATGCTCTTGCTCTCTATACCAAGTCTAGGAAGTGCACCATATTTAGGTTACTTGTTTGCCATAATATTCGGTTTTGGGGGAGGGGGATTGAGTGCCTGCTTCTCGGCGTTGGTGTCTGATACTTTCAAGGGCCCCTCATTGGCGGTTATTATGGGTATCTTAGGAATTTCTTACGGTGCGGGTGGTGCCTTGGGGCCCCCGCTGGCGGGCTATACTTTTGACGTGGTGGGAAGTTATTTTGTTCCCTTCTCGTTAATTGTCCTCGCTTTCTTTGCCATGATTCTTATCTCTCTTTTTGGTTTCAAGGATCGCTCAAAATTATCAGCGAGATGA